In Syntrophales bacterium, the genomic stretch CGATAATAAAAGAAGATACAATGGACAACCGAATTCTTGAATGCGCGATTGATGGCGATGTAAAATATATCGTATCTGGCGATAAACATCTGCTTGGCCTGAAAGAATATGAAGGTATCAAAATACTCAAGGCAAAGGCGTTTCTGAGCATTTAAAAGTGATTACCTCGCCCCGAGCATGAATCAACGGACGAATAGTTTTTAAATCCACCGCACCATTCCCCTCCGAGACCATGCGAGGGAAGCGTATTCACAAGCGGAGAGTTATTGTTCAACCATCATTCCCCAACAACCGGTTTTCAACCCGGCCCAGGCGGAAAAAGGTGGTTAAACGCCAGGAATGGCGGGAGGAAGAATCCAGCGCATATTTTGGAGTCCCCGATACCGCCCTTTTCAACCCGACGGACAACGCCCCGACTTTTCCATACTCTATCCAACACTACGAACCCGGCGTCTATGCGCCGGTGCAGCCGCTCCGAGCAGGCGACTGGGGGGACGGGCAGGAAGCCAGCGGAGGAGCGGCGGGTGGGGGATGCGTCCAGCATGGCGGCGTGTACGTGAATGCGGCGCAGCCAATTTCCGGCACGGAAATCAGTCGGCTTTGGTAAGCCAGTGGTCGAGGGTCTCGGTCTGATGCATTCTGAGGGTGTTGACATGCTCGGGGAGGTAGAGGATTCCTCGCTGGCGGTAGTTGCGGTGAATTTTCGGGTTCTCCGTTATTGTTTTTACTTGAGGAGAACAAGCTCACCAGAGCTTTTTCTATTAATGAATTTTTCTTTTTGGCGACGGTGGAATGTTACCTTGGGCATCCATCCAACCCGATTCGATTTTCGAGCAGGGTAGGCCGATTTTTCTCTTACTCGATATTATCTTTTGGAGGCCTATCCAGCGCAGAAAATTGTAAAAGAGAATACCGCAGCACAGAAAATCTTACAAAAAGAAAAACTCCAGCGGAGAAAATTGTAAAAGAGAATACCGCAGCGCAGAAAATCTCGCAAAAAGAAAAACTCGCGAGGGATGTGTTTAAATCGACACACATCTCGGTCCCCGAAACTGGCACCGATTAAATCCCAAAGCACCCCACACTCTGCCATCCGCCTAACACACCTCCTAGTTCCAAATGTCCCACAGGACTTTGGATAGAGATAAAAAGGACTTTGGATACCGAATAATATCGGGACAATATATTAGTACTATCTTGTATTCTTAATCAAATTGTAATGATTTCAAATTAGGGGGTGAAAAATTGGATAAATACGAAAAAATACTGAAGGACCACGGCATCAAGGTCACGCCCCAGCGCCTAGATATTCTGAAATTTCTGGATACGCATCATACCCATCCTTCTGCTGATGAAATTTACCTGGAATTGAAAAAGAATAGTCCAGCTCTCTCGAAAACGACAGTTTACAACACCATCCAATCTCTGAGGGAGCATGGCATGCTTCATGCAATAAATATCTCAGGAAATGAAGCAAGGTTCGACAGTGTTATTGATCCCCATCACCATTTACTGTGTAGCGAGTGCGGGAAGGTAATGGATATTAATATCGACCTGAATAGCGAGGACGTATACACTACGGTTTCAATCTGATCTCTTCCTTCAACATATCCTTCATTCCAATCTTTTTCAGTTTGTCTTTGATTGATTTGGTGTCATTGAGATACAGGGTTTTGATCTCATTACCAAAACCAATCTCTGTCCTCTCGACTCTACTCAATTCTTGTAGGATGCCATATGTTTGTTCCCAGGGGCTGTCGGTTTCTCCCGTTTCAACGAATTTGAAGCGTAATGCCGATAGAAGCCGATATGCTAGAACACATACGAACATATAGCTCCTCACTCGATTTTCAAGCCTGTGACGGACGGGTTCGATCTCTTCTTCTGTCTTGAATATTCGGAAAACCTTTTCGATATAATCCTTTTCAAAATAAGAACTGATGACATCCTTTGATGAAAGTGTTTCGTCGGTGGATAGGATTATATATTTTGCAGATCTGCGTTTTATCCGTTCTATTTCACGATTCCTGTATTTCCACCCTATACAAGACCCAGTTCCTTTTCTCTTCACTCTGACATGAATGCAATCTTTCCATGAACCAACTATCTCATCAATTGATTTATGCAGCTGTACCTCTGATCGGTTCTTTCCCTCTTGTGCCAATATGTCCAATTCATTCCCAATGTCCGCCAGGGCTTCGTTCATAATGTTCATCTCTTTCATGTGACGATCCGGGTTCACAT encodes the following:
- a CDS encoding Fur family transcriptional regulator is translated as MDKYEKILKDHGIKVTPQRLDILKFLDTHHTHPSADEIYLELKKNSPALSKTTVYNTIQSLREHGMLHAINISGNEARFDSVIDPHHHLLCSECGKVMDINIDLNSEDVYTTVSI